The Streptomyces europaeiscabiei genome window below encodes:
- a CDS encoding suppressor of fused domain protein, with translation MADVLPLVEARLRTALGEPDARAAVTFLGTDRIEVLRFADGDVVRYATLGMAAQPMADPAAVLADPVKGPRAELVLSVRHGVADTDKVLRPLAVLAASPQVEGVIVAPGASLDVGGPLWPGAPFTSVLVAESGGLVEDLELDAPADPVRFLPLLPMTANEAAWKRVHGAQALQERWLTHGTDLRDPTRRSVPLD, from the coding sequence ATGGCTGATGTTCTTCCGTTGGTGGAGGCCCGTTTGCGCACCGCGCTGGGCGAACCGGACGCGCGCGCCGCGGTCACCTTCCTCGGCACGGACCGCATCGAGGTGCTCCGTTTCGCCGACGGCGACGTGGTCCGTTACGCCACGCTCGGTATGGCCGCCCAGCCGATGGCCGACCCCGCGGCGGTCCTCGCCGACCCCGTCAAGGGCCCTCGCGCCGAGCTGGTCCTGTCCGTGCGGCACGGCGTCGCCGACACCGACAAGGTGCTCCGCCCGCTCGCCGTGCTCGCCGCGTCACCGCAGGTCGAGGGGGTGATCGTGGCCCCCGGCGCCTCCCTCGACGTGGGCGGCCCGCTCTGGCCGGGAGCCCCCTTCACCTCCGTCCTCGTCGCCGAGTCCGGCGGCCTGGTCGAGGACCTCGAACTCGACGCCCCCGCCGACCCCGTACGGTTCCTGCCCCTCCTGCCGATGACCGCCAACGAGGCCGCCTGGAAGCGGGTGCACGGCGCCCAGGCCCTCCAGGAGCGCTGGCTCACCCACGGGACGGACCTCCGCGACCCGACCCGCAGGTCCGTCCCTCTGGACTGA
- a CDS encoding DUF6758 family protein, with the protein MRGEPSCPKCGGRVRAPGLFADSWQCAAHGPVHPLQPVIPPSVEALSVVVHRAKVPVWMPWPLPVGWLFTGAAFAGDDRSGGRATAVACSGPGPLGGVGELVLIAEELGVGLGARYAGIDGPDPGPYLSVEKPPQAKVLAAGRPTPLWHVTGTPDDRAVFAGEALGLWLWAIVWPEQTGLLMYDELVLTDLRDAGAEVELLPCGALSPRILEP; encoded by the coding sequence ATGAGGGGCGAACCCAGTTGCCCGAAGTGTGGTGGCCGGGTCAGGGCTCCCGGCCTCTTTGCCGACTCCTGGCAGTGCGCCGCGCACGGGCCGGTGCACCCGCTGCAGCCCGTGATCCCGCCCAGCGTCGAGGCCCTCAGCGTCGTGGTGCACCGTGCCAAGGTGCCGGTCTGGATGCCATGGCCGCTGCCCGTGGGCTGGCTGTTCACGGGTGCCGCCTTCGCCGGGGACGACCGCAGCGGCGGACGGGCCACGGCAGTCGCCTGTTCCGGTCCCGGCCCGCTCGGGGGCGTCGGAGAACTCGTCCTCATCGCCGAGGAGCTCGGCGTCGGCCTCGGTGCGCGCTACGCGGGCATCGACGGTCCCGACCCCGGGCCGTACCTGAGCGTCGAGAAACCGCCTCAGGCGAAGGTGCTCGCCGCGGGCCGGCCGACGCCGCTGTGGCATGTCACCGGTACGCCGGACGACCGTGCGGTCTTCGCGGGGGAGGCGCTGGGGCTGTGGCTGTGGGCCATCGTGTGGCCCGAGCAGACGGGGCTGCTGATGTACGACGAACTGGTGCTGACGGACCTGCGGGACGCGGGCGCGGAGGTGGAGCTGTTGCCGTGCGGGGCGCTCTCGCCGCGGATCCTTGAGCCTTGA
- a CDS encoding PHP domain-containing protein encodes MRIDLHCHSTASDGTDTPAELVRKAGAAGLDVVALTDHDTTRGHAEAIAALPEGLTLVTGAELSCRLDGVGLHMLAYLFDPEESELLAERELVRDDRVPRARGMIAKLNALGVPVTWEQVAGIAAGGSVGRPHVATALVELGVVPTVSDAFTEQWLADGGRAHVEKHETDPFEALRLIKGAGGVAVLAHPAAVKRGRTLPESAIAELVAAGLDGIEVDHMEHDTATRARLRGLAKELGLLTTGSSDYHGSRKTCLLGEYTTDPEVYGEITRRATGAFPVPGAGGVR; translated from the coding sequence GTGCGTATCGATCTGCACTGCCACTCCACGGCCTCCGACGGTACGGACACCCCGGCGGAGCTGGTGCGCAAGGCGGGGGCGGCCGGACTGGACGTCGTCGCGCTGACCGACCACGACACGACGCGTGGGCACGCCGAGGCGATCGCCGCGCTGCCGGAGGGGCTCACGCTGGTCACCGGCGCCGAGCTGTCGTGCCGCCTCGACGGGGTCGGCCTGCACATGCTGGCCTACCTGTTCGACCCCGAGGAGTCCGAGCTGCTCGCCGAGCGCGAGCTGGTCCGCGACGACCGGGTGCCGCGGGCTCGCGGGATGATCGCCAAGCTGAACGCACTGGGCGTGCCGGTGACCTGGGAGCAGGTCGCGGGGATCGCCGCCGGCGGTTCCGTGGGGCGCCCGCACGTGGCCACCGCCCTCGTCGAACTCGGCGTCGTACCGACCGTGAGCGACGCCTTCACCGAGCAGTGGCTCGCCGACGGCGGCCGCGCCCACGTCGAGAAGCACGAGACCGACCCCTTCGAGGCGCTCCGGCTGATCAAGGGGGCCGGCGGCGTCGCCGTCCTCGCCCACCCCGCCGCCGTCAAGCGCGGCCGGACCCTACCGGAATCCGCCATCGCCGAGCTGGTCGCCGCGGGGCTCGACGGCATCGAGGTCGACCACATGGAGCACGACACGGCGACCAGGGCACGGCTGCGCGGCCTGGCGAAGGAGCTGGGGCTGCTCACCACCGGGTCCTCGGACTACCACGGCAGCCGCAAGACCTGCCTGCTCGGTGAGTACACGACCGACCCCGAGGTGTACGGGGAGATCACCCGCCGGGCCACCGGGGCGTTCCCCGTCCCGGGAGCAGGCGGAGTGCGCTAG
- a CDS encoding MarC family protein: MFDLAVFGSLFLTLFVIMDPPGITPIFLGLTAGRPARTQKRMAFQAVCVAGGVITIFGLLGHQILDYLHVSVPALMIAGGLLLLLIALDLLTGKTDEPTQTKDVNVALVPLGMPLLAGPGAIVSVILAVQKADGVAGQVSVWVAILAIHVVLWLTMRYSLLIIRVIKDGGVVLVTRLAGMMLSAIAVQQIINGVTQVVQAA; encoded by the coding sequence GTGTTCGATCTTGCTGTTTTCGGTTCCCTCTTCCTCACCCTCTTCGTGATCATGGATCCCCCCGGGATCACCCCGATCTTTCTCGGACTCACCGCCGGGCGGCCCGCTCGGACGCAGAAGCGGATGGCCTTCCAGGCCGTCTGCGTGGCCGGGGGTGTGATCACGATCTTCGGACTGCTCGGACACCAGATCCTGGACTATCTGCATGTGTCCGTGCCGGCGCTGATGATCGCGGGCGGGCTGCTGCTTCTGTTGATCGCGCTCGATCTGCTGACCGGCAAGACGGACGAGCCGACGCAGACGAAGGACGTGAACGTCGCACTCGTCCCGCTGGGGATGCCGCTGCTGGCCGGTCCCGGCGCGATCGTGTCGGTGATCCTGGCTGTGCAGAAGGCGGACGGCGTGGCCGGTCAGGTGTCCGTGTGGGTCGCCATCCTGGCGATCCACGTCGTGCTCTGGCTGACGATGCGGTACTCGCTGCTGATCATCCGGGTCATCAAGGACGGCGGTGTGGTGCTGGTGACCCGGCTCGCGGGCATGATGCTCTCCGCGATCGCCGTGCAGCAGATCATCAACGGCGTCACCCAGGTCGTACAGGCCGCCTAG
- a CDS encoding NYN domain-containing protein, producing MVVMNDDLTALGARIERTNELLHRMLAEVAKTPSTHAIFVDAGYLYAAVGRLVAGTEDRRSFDLDAEGLIDALIDKARTIFADSRLLRVYWYDGARRRIHTAEQQSIAELPDVKVRLGNLNANNQQKGVDSLIRTDLESLARHRAISDAALIGGDEDLVSAVEAAQGYGARVHLWGIEAPEGRNQADPLLWEVDSQRTFDLDFFKPYVSRRAAATYETPTGPRPTREDVRFVGAQIAAKWLASRGREPLQELLHSHPYLPGSVDQDLLVEAEGLLQYSLRGQADLRRALRDGFWEHLRAQY from the coding sequence ATGGTGGTGATGAACGACGACCTCACGGCGCTCGGCGCCCGCATCGAACGTACGAACGAGTTGCTTCATCGCATGCTCGCCGAGGTGGCGAAGACGCCCTCGACACATGCGATCTTCGTCGATGCCGGGTATCTGTACGCGGCCGTGGGGCGGCTCGTCGCGGGGACGGAGGACCGGCGGTCCTTCGACCTCGACGCGGAGGGACTCATCGACGCGCTGATCGACAAGGCGCGCACGATCTTCGCGGACAGCCGACTGCTGCGGGTCTACTGGTACGACGGGGCACGCCGCCGCATCCATACGGCGGAACAGCAGTCGATCGCCGAACTGCCGGACGTGAAGGTGCGACTCGGCAACCTCAACGCCAACAACCAGCAGAAGGGCGTCGACTCCCTCATCCGCACCGATCTGGAGTCACTGGCCCGGCACCGCGCGATCAGCGACGCGGCGCTCATCGGCGGCGACGAGGACTTGGTGTCGGCGGTCGAGGCGGCGCAGGGGTACGGGGCGCGGGTCCACCTGTGGGGCATCGAGGCTCCCGAGGGCCGCAACCAGGCCGATCCGCTGCTCTGGGAGGTCGACAGTCAGCGGACCTTCGACCTCGACTTCTTCAAGCCGTACGTGTCACGGCGGGCCGCCGCCACCTACGAGACCCCCACCGGCCCTCGCCCCACCCGTGAGGACGTCCGCTTCGTCGGCGCGCAGATCGCCGCGAAGTGGCTCGCCTCCCGCGGCCGGGAGCCCCTGCAGGAGCTTCTGCACAGCCACCCGTACCTTCCCGGCTCCGTCGACCAGGACCTGCTCGTCGAGGCGGAGGGGCTGCTCCAGTACTCGCTGCGGGGCCAGGCCGACCTGAGGAGGGCGCTGCGGGACGGCTTCTGGGAGCACCTGCGGGCGCAGTACTAG
- a CDS encoding alpha/beta fold hydrolase produces the protein MSRPPTFTPPAGARAHLLRTPRGEFAVIEAGAAVKGTVLLVPGFTGSKEDFIALHEPLAEAGYRSVAVDGRGQHESPGAEEDEAPYAQAELAKDLLAQAEAVSDGTPLHLVGHSLGGQISRAALLLDASPFASLTLMASGPARISGGQQQRVKLLRDALAVMDMEQVWDAIQAMEAPEPEETETGALDEGLDDRADLRRRWLATSPAQLIATGRQLCEEPDRVAELAAVDLPKHVLSGERDDTWPIPLLDDMAVRLHAHRTVIRDAEHSPNTDQPTATADALIGFWDRIATG, from the coding sequence ATGAGCCGTCCCCCGACCTTCACCCCGCCCGCCGGTGCCAGGGCCCACCTTCTGCGTACCCCTCGTGGGGAGTTCGCCGTGATCGAGGCGGGGGCGGCGGTGAAGGGGACCGTGTTGCTCGTACCGGGGTTCACCGGGAGCAAGGAGGACTTCATCGCGCTGCATGAGCCGTTGGCGGAGGCCGGGTACCGGTCGGTGGCGGTGGACGGCCGCGGGCAGCACGAGAGCCCGGGGGCCGAGGAGGACGAAGCGCCGTACGCGCAGGCGGAGTTGGCGAAGGATCTGCTCGCCCAGGCGGAGGCCGTGAGCGACGGCACCCCCCTGCATCTCGTCGGCCACTCCCTCGGCGGTCAGATCTCCCGCGCCGCCCTGCTGCTGGACGCCTCCCCGTTCGCCTCGCTCACCCTCATGGCTTCCGGCCCCGCCCGGATCTCGGGCGGCCAGCAGCAGCGCGTGAAGCTGTTGCGGGATGCCCTGGCCGTGATGGACATGGAGCAGGTGTGGGACGCCATCCAGGCCATGGAGGCGCCGGAACCGGAGGAGACCGAGACGGGAGCCCTCGACGAGGGGCTGGACGACCGCGCCGACCTGCGCCGCCGCTGGCTCGCCACCAGCCCCGCCCAGCTCATCGCGACAGGCCGCCAGCTCTGCGAGGAACCGGACCGCGTCGCCGAACTCGCCGCCGTGGACCTGCCCAAGCACGTCCTGTCCGGCGAACGCGACGACACCTGGCCGATTCCGCTCCTCGACGACATGGCCGTGCGCCTGCACGCCCACCGCACCGTCATCCGTGACGCCGAACACTCGCCGAACACCGACCAGCCGACGGCGACGGCGGACGCCCTCATCGGTTTCTGGGACCGGATCGCCACCGGCTGA
- a CDS encoding DEAD/DEAH box helicase, which produces MRRPTSPARSDTTPALASHRVHRRGSTLTTTFRDLGIFPETAEALEAVGILTPFPIQEMTLPVALTGTDIIGQAKTGTGKTLGFGLPLLERVVVPADVEAGRAKPEDLVDSPQALVVVPTRELCTQVTNDLLTAGKVRNVRVLAIYGGRAYEPQVEALKKGVDVVIGTPGRLLDLAGQKKLNLKNVKCLVLDEADEMLDLGFLPDVEKIINMLPARRQTMLFSATMPGAVIGLARRYMSQPTHIRATAPDDEGATVANTSQHIYRAHNMDKPELVSRILQADGRGLVMVFCRTKRTAADLADQLKQRGFASGAVHGDLGQGAREQALRAFRNGKVDVLVCTDVAARGIDVEGVTHVINYQSPEDEKTYLHRIGRTGRAGAKGIAVTLVDWDDIPRWQLINKALDLGFNDPPETYSTSPHLFEELNIPAGTKGVLPRSERTRAGLDAEELEDLGEPGGRGPRGRGGRSSGPSSAERERERPARTPRSRRRTRSGSSVDGASPEAAAVTKPSESAQTPGTGSAESEPRTPRRRRRTRAGAGANPGAETAVESTSAERAEAVVETVSGAPAESGEEASKPRRRRTRKSVEAAEAPEAVAGAEASLDTAEGAVAAEAPAAPRRRTRKVAAPAEAVVEETAAEEAPATPRRRTRKTAAATVEATDSAAETALDTVEAPKPRRRTRKSVAEAAESVVEAVAEEAPATPRRRTRKAAVAAVAPAAEAALDTAEGAVAAEAPAAPRRRTRKVAAPAEAVVEETAAEEAPATPRRRTRKTAAATVEATDSAAETALDTVEAPKPRRRTTRKAAATAEGAVPAQPTEEQATKPRRTRKAAVPAVVEAAAEAPAPRRRARKAAAAVEPTEG; this is translated from the coding sequence GTGAGGCGGCCGACGTCCCCGGCACGGTCCGACACGACCCCCGCGCTCGCCTCACACCGCGTACACAGAAGAGGCAGCACCCTGACTACGACTTTCCGAGATCTCGGAATCTTCCCCGAGACGGCCGAGGCCCTTGAGGCCGTCGGCATCCTCACCCCCTTCCCCATCCAGGAGATGACGCTCCCGGTCGCCCTCACCGGCACCGACATCATCGGCCAGGCCAAGACCGGCACCGGCAAGACGCTGGGCTTCGGCCTCCCGCTCCTCGAGCGCGTCGTCGTCCCCGCCGATGTCGAGGCCGGCCGCGCCAAGCCCGAGGACCTCGTCGACTCGCCGCAGGCGCTCGTCGTCGTCCCCACGCGCGAGCTGTGCACCCAGGTCACCAACGACCTGCTGACCGCCGGCAAGGTGCGCAACGTGCGCGTCCTGGCGATCTACGGCGGCCGCGCCTACGAGCCCCAGGTGGAGGCCCTCAAGAAGGGCGTCGACGTCGTCATCGGCACCCCTGGGCGGCTTCTCGACCTTGCGGGCCAGAAGAAGCTGAACCTGAAGAACGTCAAGTGCCTGGTCCTCGACGAGGCCGACGAGATGCTCGACCTGGGCTTCCTGCCCGACGTCGAGAAGATCATCAACATGCTTCCGGCCCGGCGCCAGACGATGCTGTTCTCGGCGACGATGCCGGGCGCGGTCATCGGCCTGGCCCGCCGTTACATGTCCCAGCCGACGCACATCCGCGCCACGGCCCCGGACGACGAGGGCGCGACGGTCGCGAACACCTCTCAGCACATCTACCGCGCGCACAACATGGACAAGCCCGAGTTGGTCTCGCGCATACTGCAGGCCGACGGCCGCGGACTGGTCATGGTCTTCTGCCGTACGAAGCGCACGGCGGCCGACCTCGCCGACCAGCTCAAGCAGCGGGGCTTCGCCTCCGGCGCGGTCCACGGCGACCTCGGCCAGGGCGCCCGCGAGCAGGCCCTGCGCGCCTTCCGCAACGGCAAGGTGGACGTCCTCGTCTGCACCGACGTCGCAGCCCGCGGCATCGACGTCGAGGGCGTCACCCACGTCATCAACTACCAGTCCCCCGAGGACGAGAAGACCTACCTGCACCGCATCGGCCGTACGGGCCGCGCGGGTGCCAAGGGCATCGCGGTCACTCTCGTCGACTGGGACGACATCCCGCGCTGGCAGCTCATCAACAAGGCGCTGGACCTCGGGTTCAACGACCCGCCGGAGACGTACTCCACCTCCCCGCACCTCTTCGAGGAGCTCAATATCCCGGCGGGCACGAAGGGTGTCCTGCCGCGCTCCGAGCGCACCCGGGCCGGGCTGGACGCCGAGGAGCTGGAAGACCTCGGTGAGCCGGGCGGGCGCGGTCCGCGCGGTCGCGGCGGCCGTTCCTCCGGCCCGTCGTCCGCCGAGCGCGAGCGTGAGCGCCCGGCGCGTACGCCGCGCAGTCGCCGCCGTACGCGCAGTGGTTCCAGCGTCGACGGGGCGTCCCCGGAGGCCGCCGCGGTCACCAAGCCCTCGGAGTCCGCGCAGACGCCGGGTACCGGCTCCGCCGAGTCCGAGCCCCGTACACCTCGCCGTCGCCGCCGTACCCGCGCCGGCGCCGGTGCGAACCCCGGCGCCGAGACCGCGGTCGAGAGCACGTCGGCCGAGCGGGCCGAGGCCGTGGTCGAGACCGTCTCGGGCGCACCTGCCGAGTCGGGCGAGGAAGCCTCGAAGCCGCGTCGCCGCCGCACTCGCAAGTCGGTGGAGGCCGCCGAGGCTCCCGAGGCCGTGGCCGGCGCGGAAGCCTCGCTCGACACCGCTGAGGGTGCGGTCGCCGCCGAGGCTCCGGCCGCGCCGCGTCGCCGCACCCGCAAGGTCGCCGCGCCCGCCGAGGCCGTGGTCGAGGAGACCGCCGCCGAAGAGGCTCCGGCCACACCCCGACGCCGCACGCGCAAGACCGCCGCAGCCACCGTCGAGGCGACGGACAGCGCCGCCGAGACCGCCCTCGACACCGTCGAGGCGCCCAAGCCGCGTCGCCGCACCCGTAAGAGCGTGGCGGAAGCCGCCGAGAGCGTGGTGGAGGCTGTCGCCGAGGAGGCTCCGGCCACGCCTCGCCGTCGGACCCGCAAGGCCGCGGTGGCCGCCGTGGCGCCCGCTGCCGAGGCCGCGCTCGACACGGCCGAGGGTGCGGTCGCCGCCGAGGCTCCGGCCGCGCCGCGTCGCCGCACCCGCAAGGTCGCCGCGCCCGCCGAGGCCGTGGTCGAGGAGACCGCCGCCGAAGAGGCTCCGGCCACACCCCGACGCCGCACGCGCAAGACCGCCGCAGCCACCGTCGAGGCGACGGACAGCGCCGCCGAGACCGCCCTCGACACCGTCGAGGCGCCCAAGCCGCGTCGCCGCACCACCCGTAAGGCGGCGGCCACGGCCGAGGGCGCGGTTCCGGCCCAGCCGACGGAGGAGCAGGCCACGAAGCCGCGTCGTACGCGTAAGGCTGCGGTTCCGGCTGTCGTCGAGGCGGCGGCCGAGGCTCCGGCGCCGCGTCGTCGTGCTCGGAAGGCCGCGGCTGCCGTGGAGCCCACGGAGGGCTGA
- a CDS encoding ferritin-like fold-containing protein encodes MRCMTTSDKPENATGSESADAADTAEVTGIAAQDWARASADPQYRAAVVDLLGALAYGELAAFERLAEDAKLAPTLVDKAELAKMAAAEFHHFERLRDRLTEVGEESTRAMEPFVDALDGFHRQTAPSDWLEGLVKAYVGDSIASDFYREVAAHLDSDTRGLVLAVLDDTGHAGFAVEKVRAAIDEDPRVGGRLALWARRLMGEALSQSQRVVADRDALSTMLVGGVADGFDLAEVGRMFSRITEAHTKRMAALGLAA; translated from the coding sequence GTGCGCTGCATGACCACGTCTGACAAGCCTGAGAACGCCACCGGCAGCGAGTCCGCCGACGCCGCCGACACCGCCGAGGTCACCGGGATCGCCGCCCAGGACTGGGCCCGGGCCTCCGCCGACCCGCAGTACCGCGCCGCGGTGGTGGACCTGCTGGGCGCGCTGGCGTACGGGGAGCTGGCGGCGTTCGAACGGCTCGCGGAGGACGCGAAGCTGGCGCCGACCCTCGTCGACAAGGCCGAGCTGGCCAAGATGGCGGCGGCCGAGTTCCACCACTTCGAGAGGCTCCGGGACCGGCTCACCGAGGTGGGCGAGGAGTCGACGCGTGCCATGGAGCCGTTCGTCGACGCGCTCGACGGCTTCCACAGGCAGACCGCGCCGTCGGACTGGCTGGAGGGGCTCGTCAAGGCGTACGTCGGCGACTCGATCGCCAGCGACTTCTACCGGGAGGTCGCGGCGCACCTCGACTCGGACACGCGCGGGCTGGTGCTCGCGGTGCTGGACGACACGGGGCACGCCGGGTTCGCCGTGGAGAAGGTGCGGGCCGCGATCGACGAGGATCCGCGCGTGGGCGGGCGACTGGCGCTGTGGGCACGGCGGTTGATGGGGGAGGCGCTGTCGCAGTCCCAGCGGGTGGTGGCCGACCGCGACGCCTTGTCCACGATGCTCGTGGGGGGTGTCGCCGACGGGTTCGATCTGGCCGAGGTGGGGCGGATGTTCTCGCGGATCACCGAGGCGCACACCAAACGGATGGCTGCGCTGGGCCTCGCGGCCTGA
- a CDS encoding DUF3107 domain-containing protein, whose amino-acid sequence MEVKIGVQHAPREIVLESGQSAEEVERAVADALTGKTALLSLTDEHGRKVLIPADRLAYIDIGESAVRKVGFSAL is encoded by the coding sequence GTGGAGGTCAAGATCGGCGTGCAGCACGCGCCCCGCGAGATCGTTCTGGAGAGCGGTCAGAGTGCCGAGGAGGTCGAGCGTGCCGTTGCCGATGCGCTGACCGGCAAGACGGCGCTGCTGAGCCTCACGGACGAGCACGGACGCAAGGTGCTGATCCCGGCCGACCGTCTCGCCTACATCGACATCGGCGAGTCGGCCGTCCGCAAGGTGGGCTTCAGCGCGCTGTAG
- a CDS encoding TetR/AcrR family transcriptional regulator, with product MTAIEQTEAARPRGTRLPRRARRNQLLGAAQEVFVAQGYHSAAMDDIAERAGVSKPVLYQHFPGKLDLYLALLDQHCESLIQSVRGALASTTDNKQRVRATMDAYFAYVEDEGGAFRLVFESDLTNEPAVRERVDKVTNECAEAICDVIAEDTGLSRAESMLLASGLGGLSQVVARSWLHSDRSVPREQAVQLLASLAWRGIAGFPLHGIDQQ from the coding sequence GTGACAGCCATCGAGCAGACAGAGGCGGCGCGCCCGCGGGGCACACGCCTGCCGCGCCGAGCCCGACGGAACCAGTTGCTGGGCGCCGCCCAGGAAGTCTTCGTGGCCCAGGGCTACCACTCGGCCGCGATGGACGACATCGCCGAGCGTGCCGGAGTCAGCAAGCCGGTGCTCTACCAGCACTTCCCCGGCAAGCTCGACCTCTATCTGGCCCTGCTGGACCAGCACTGCGAATCCCTCATCCAGTCCGTGCGCGGCGCGCTCGCTTCGACGACCGACAACAAGCAGCGCGTCCGGGCCACGATGGACGCCTACTTCGCGTACGTCGAGGACGAGGGCGGCGCGTTCCGGCTGGTCTTCGAGTCGGACCTGACGAACGAGCCCGCCGTGCGCGAGCGCGTGGACAAGGTCACCAACGAGTGCGCGGAGGCCATCTGTGACGTCATCGCCGAGGACACCGGTCTCTCTCGCGCGGAGTCGATGCTCCTCGCCTCGGGCCTGGGCGGCCTCTCCCAGGTGGTGGCACGGTCCTGGCTGCACAGTGACCGCAGCGTCCCGCGCGAGCAGGCGGTGCAGCTGCTGGCCTCGCTGGCCTGGCGGGGCATCGCGGGCTTCCCCCTGCACGGCATCGACCAGCAGTGA
- a CDS encoding alpha/beta fold hydrolase has product MSSPEPPSLPTATASPKASAVRVAPGEQLRSVRLPGITLSVRSRPPAREGLPPALYVHGLGGSSQNWSALMPLLDGLVDSEALDLPGFGDSPPPDDGNYSLTGHARAVIRHLDAAGRGPVHLFGNSLGGAIATRVAALRPDLVRTLTLVSPALPELRVQRTAVPTAMLALPGIAALFTRFTRGWSAEQRVRGVTALCYGDPGRVTDEGFRNAVEEMERRVQLPYMWDALTRSARGLVDAYTLGGQHSLWRQAERVLAPTLLVYGRRDQLVGYRMAQRAARSFRDSRLVSLPDAGHVAMMEYPEVVAAAFRELLADTGKSGGGADSVSMGSGSGSGGWDPGVDSPVAAASLSSAGAGAGAGAGAGAAGSVSVDASNDGGSVGGGRLAGADSARSATEGPPAGSAGVGS; this is encoded by the coding sequence ATGTCTTCGCCCGAGCCACCGTCCCTGCCGACCGCCACCGCGTCGCCGAAGGCGAGCGCAGTGCGTGTGGCGCCCGGGGAACAGCTGAGGTCGGTAAGGCTGCCCGGGATCACGCTGTCGGTGCGGTCGAGACCGCCGGCGCGCGAGGGACTGCCGCCCGCCCTCTACGTGCACGGCCTGGGCGGATCCTCGCAGAACTGGTCCGCGCTGATGCCTTTGCTCGACGGACTCGTGGACAGCGAGGCGCTCGATCTGCCCGGCTTCGGCGACTCGCCGCCACCGGACGACGGTAATTACTCCCTCACGGGACACGCGCGCGCGGTCATTCGCCACCTCGACGCAGCCGGGCGCGGTCCTGTCCACCTCTTCGGCAACTCCCTCGGCGGCGCGATCGCGACCCGTGTCGCCGCCCTCCGCCCCGATCTCGTCCGCACCCTGACCCTCGTGTCGCCCGCCTTGCCGGAGCTTCGCGTGCAGCGGACCGCCGTGCCGACCGCGATGCTCGCGCTGCCGGGTATCGCGGCGCTCTTCACCCGTTTCACCAGGGGCTGGAGCGCCGAGCAGCGCGTACGGGGCGTTACTGCACTCTGTTACGGCGACCCCGGCCGCGTGACGGACGAGGGCTTCCGCAACGCTGTCGAGGAGATGGAGCGGCGGGTCCAGCTGCCGTACATGTGGGACGCGTTGACGCGTTCCGCCCGGGGGTTGGTGGACGCCTACACCCTGGGCGGGCAGCACTCGCTCTGGCGTCAGGCGGAGCGAGTCCTCGCCCCGACCCTCCTTGTCTACGGCCGCCGCGACCAACTCGTCGGCTACCGGATGGCCCAGCGCGCCGCCCGCTCCTTCCGCGACTCCCGCCTTGTCTCCCTGCCGGACGCGGGGCATGTCGCGATGATGGAGTATCCGGAGGTTGTTGCCGCCGCGTTCCGTGAACTGCTCGCGGATACGGGGAAGTCGGGCGGCGGGGCGGATTCGGTGTCGATGGGGTCGGGGTCGGGGTCGGGTGGCTGGGATCCGGGTGTGGATTCGCCTGTGGCTGCGGCTTCGTTGAGTTCGGCTGGTGCTGGTGCTGGTGCTGGTGCTGGTGCTGGTGCTGCGGGTTCGGTGTCGGTTGACGCTTCGAATGACGGTGGTTCGGTGGGCGGCGGCCGCCTGGCCGGTGCCGACAGTGCCCGATCGGCCACCGAAGGGCCTCCAGCGGGCTCTGCCGGCGTGGGGAGCTGA